One genomic window of Candidatus Hydrogenedentota bacterium includes the following:
- the atpE gene encoding ATP synthase F0 subunit C produces MAFAIGVGILGPGLMEGYATAKAVEGIARNPGAAGLITRTMIVGQAITESNSIYALVIALLIWLVL; encoded by the coding sequence ATGGCCTTCGCCATCGGCGTCGGCATTCTGGGCCCGGGTCTGATGGAAGGATATGCGACGGCCAAGGCCGTCGAGGGCATCGCCCGCAATCCCGGCGCGGCGGGCCTTATCACCCGCACCATGATCGTCGGCCAGGCCATCACGGAATCGAACTCGATCTACGCGCTCGTTATCGCGCTGTTGATCTGGCTTGTCCTGTAA
- a CDS encoding F0F1 ATP synthase subunit A: protein MEEIGQRLTWHYVPFTDIPIPLDGINILTVANSVLVMLILWAVLWLGARKFAWVPGRGQLLVETYVSAFDAMVTETLQLHKKEENRHFFPLIASLFVFILLCNGIPLLPLPHIEEPTSDLNCTLALGLMVVSYSMYCGFKAHGIKGKLAEMCGPFWHHEGKFTLAALPGKLIGIGFFFPLHIIETFSRVLSISCRLFGNITGAAIIITVVSALTYGMVVPLGLYAFFLVFESAVQAFVFSMLALIYIATNMEHE from the coding sequence ATGGAAGAGATCGGTCAGCGGCTGACTTGGCACTATGTGCCTTTTACGGATATTCCCATACCGTTGGATGGAATCAATATCCTGACGGTGGCCAACAGCGTCCTTGTCATGCTCATTCTTTGGGCGGTGCTGTGGCTTGGCGCCCGCAAGTTTGCATGGGTGCCGGGACGTGGGCAATTGTTGGTGGAAACCTATGTGTCGGCGTTCGACGCGATGGTGACCGAAACGCTGCAGTTGCACAAGAAAGAAGAGAACCGCCACTTCTTTCCCCTGATTGCATCGTTGTTTGTCTTCATTCTACTCTGCAACGGCATCCCCCTGCTGCCGCTTCCGCACATCGAGGAACCGACGAGCGATCTGAATTGCACGCTGGCACTGGGCCTGATGGTCGTATCCTATTCGATGTATTGTGGGTTCAAGGCGCACGGAATCAAGGGTAAACTGGCGGAGATGTGCGGCCCATTCTGGCATCACGAGGGCAAATTCACGCTGGCGGCGTTGCCGGGCAAACTGATCGGCATCGGCTTTTTCTTTCCACTGCACATCATCGAAACGTTTTCGCGCGTACTTTCGATCTCGTGCCGTCTATTCGGCAATATCACCGGTGCGGCCATTATCATTACCGTGGTTTCGGCGTTGACCTACGGCATGGTGGTGCCCCTTGGATTGTATGCGTTTTTCCTCGTGTTTGAATCCGCCGTACAGGCGTTCGTGTTTTCCATGCTTGCCTTGATTTATATCGCGACAAACATGGAGCACGAATAG